One genomic window of Arvicanthis niloticus isolate mArvNil1 chromosome 24, mArvNil1.pat.X, whole genome shotgun sequence includes the following:
- the Grifin gene encoding grifin has product TFALSPVFCLQFEAFCAGGLAPGWSLTVQGHADAGEDKFEINFLTDAGDIAFHVKPHFSSATVVGNAFQGGRWGQEEVSSVFPLALGEPFEMEVSADAEHFHIYAQEQKVLQFPHRHRPLATITRVRVLSEHRLAQVELAKRSLSWGDGGY; this is encoded by the exons ACATTTGCTCTGTCCCCTGTGTTTTGCCTTCAGTTCGAAGCCTTCTGTGCAGGGGGCCTGGCCCCTGGCTGGAGCCTGACTGTACAGGGACATGCAGATGCTGGAGAAGATAA GTTTGAGATCAACTTCTTAACAGATGCGGGAGACATCGCCTTCCATGTCAAACCTCACTTCTCCAGCGCCACGGTGGTGGGCAATGCCTTCCAGGGAGGACGCTGGGGACAGGAGGAGGTGTCCAGCGTGTTCCCGCTGGCCCTGGGAGAGCCCTTTGAG ATGGAGGTGAGTGCAGATGCAGAACACTTCCACATTTATGCCCAAGAACAAAAGGTGCTCCAGTTCCCACACCGTCACCGACCGCTGGCCACCATCACCAGAGTGAGAGTGCTCAGTGAGCATCGGCTGGCCCAGGTGGAGCTGGCCAAGCGGAGCCTGAGCTGGGG GGATGGGGGCTACTGA